The nucleotide window GTTGATTGGCGGTTCCTGAACTCTGCCGCAACGCTGGCAAGGCGTGGGCAAAGACCGTTGGATAACCCTGTTCGGCTTCCCCCCGAATGCCCGTGATGCCGTAACGCAGATACAGCCGTTCTCCGGCCGTTAAGTCTGCTTCCAGCTTATCACCTACGTGAGCAAAATCATTGGTCGTAAGACCCTTGAGCATGCCTTTAATGGTCGCTTCCAGGTCTAGACCCAGCCGTTCACTGTATGCGCTAGCCGCCACCAAGATTCCTAAGGAAAAGACGGCACCTTTGTGCGTATTTACCCCGTTAGTTGCCTGAAACATGGCGCGTTCAGCCGCGATGCCAATTGGCCGTAACTGCGCGAACAATGCCGGCAGGTTGGCATCGTTAAACGCCGTCCCAGCCGCCGCACACTGCTCGAAGTAGGTTCGCAGGCTCAGTGCACTGTCGATGAACGTGAAGACCGTCATATCCGGGTGTGGTCCCTGTGATGCGGGATCGACTAACCCAGGCTTGGGCGTCACACTCACTTCAAAGAGCAGGGCTCGCAAGGCATCGTTCGCAATGGTGGTTGACTGGTTCGTGTTTTCCATGACTTCTCCTACTTTCTAATGATTGCTTGGTAGACCTGATCAATGTGATCCTGCAACTCTGCCACGGAATGACGCCGTGACCGCGCACACTCTTTAGCGGGCCGGTTGCAAATAAAACACCGACGAACAGCGGAGCCTAACGCGGTCCGTGACAAGGAGGTGCCACTCCCCGCCATCAATACATCCACGTCAAAGATGCGGCCCAGGTCGTCCTCATCTTCAAACGCCACGGCAACCTGCTTGACGGTTTGAGCTACCATTGGCGTTACCCAGAACAGTTCGTTACCGGCGGCAGTATGCCACTGAGCCAGCTCAGTCGTTGTGATACCAGCCTGCTTAAACGCTGCCGTGAGCCGCTCGATTCCCACCGTAAACAGGTCCTGAATTCCCTGATTGTTCTTGATGGGTCCAGGAATGTTGAGTTTCACCGCAACCAGCGTCTCTGCCGGATGCTTAGCGAGGACTTCCTGCTGAAAGGCCACTCGCCGGTCTTTGTTGGCTAGGACGTCGGCAATGGTCAGGTCCTGCCCCTTATCAAACAACGTGGACATGTTGATTCCTCCTTAGGTTTTGTTATGGTTCTTAGTTTTAAAATTTTAAAATAGTCGATGCCACCTTCGGGTGGCCGGGATGGGGGCTGCTGTGGGGACCGCCTGCGGCCTGAGGTGCGGTCCTCCGGCTCGGTTTGAAACCACGCTAAACCCGCGCGTTTCCAAACACGTCCCGTGCTGTAAGCTCGGGAATCCCCCCCCCGAGCAACACCACCGACACAGCAGCCCCCATCCCAACCACCCTGCGGTTACACTAGTTGTTAACAATAACCGTCCATGAACGTGAAAACCAACATCGTTCAATCAACATTCTGGGCGTTAAAGCACTGACAATTACCGAGATAGTTAGAAATTAATCATCACTAGAATAGCAGCAATTGTGGCTACCATCATAATGACTTGTATATAACGGCACAGCTATTGAACAAGTATCAACCAAGCAATTTGGTTAATAACAATCAACCAGCTAATTTACCATCATTCCAGCCGTGAGGCCACAAAATATGGGCTCAGGCGCCTCGTTGTTCTTAGTCCCGGTGATTTCCCGGGGCTTAGAACAAGACCAAGCTTGTAGACTCGTGTTTTTCGAGGCTTAAAGTTGTGTCGGCACCGTTCCAGCCCATATTTTGTGGCTGGTAAGGCGGTACACCAACGGCTCCTCAACTGAACAACCACCAACCAAGCAAGCTGATTGTAACGTTCAAACAACTGATTTACCGTCAGTCCAGCCGTGAGGTCACAAAATATGGGCTCAGGCGCCTCGTTGTTCTTATCCCCGGTGATTTCCCGGGGGTTAGAACAAGACCAAGCTTTAAGACTCGTGTTCTTCGAGGCTTAAAGTTGTGTCGGCACCGTTCCAGCCCATATTTTGTGACCGGTAAGGCGGCAACACCAACGACCAAATCCAGTCTTTGACTCTAACCAGATTAGCACTTGTGAATAAGTAAGGCCACCCAAACCTGATTGAGTGGCCTCACATTTATTGAGCTGTCATAGGAAAAAACTTAGTCCTTAACTTGCTTGATGGAATCGATCACAGTCCCGTCACGGTATTCGATCAAAGCAACCGTCCGGTCAGTGTATTCCAATGGCTTTGGCGTACCAACGCGCTTTTCAGCCATCTTTTGTAGGTCTTCAATCTTGTAGACTGGTAACCCAGGAATGTTGCTCAAAGCGTCCAGTAAGTCTGTCCGCTTAGGGTTGATAGCAATCCCAAATTCAGTGACTAAGACGTCAACTGAATCACCAGGCGTAACCACCGTGGTAACGTCAGGAACAACCGTAGCGATCCGGCCCCGAACCAGTGGTGCGGAGATGATCGTCAATTTACCAGTAGCGGCGTCTTGGTGACCACCAATGGCCCCACGGATCACACCGTCAGAACCAGTCATGACGTTGACGTTGAACTTGGTGTCAATTTCCAAGGCACTCAAGATAACGACGTCTAATTGGTCAACCATGGCACCCTTGTTGTCGGGGTCAGCGTACCAAGAAGCATCGATTTCTTGTTGGTCGCCGTTGGTGTGCATAGAATCCGCAGCACCCTTGTCAAAGTCTTGAACGTCCATAACCTTCTTGACCAAGCCTTCATTTAACAGGTCGGTCGTTGGCTTCGTAATCCCACCCAAGGCAAAAGAGGCTTTGATTTGGTTGTCGATCATTGCCTGACGCAAGTAACGCGTAACGGCTAATGCGGCACCACCAGAACCCGTCTGGAAGGAGAAGCCATCTTTGAAATATGGTGAATGGGTGATGACATCGTTTACCATGGAAGCAATCTTTAATTCCTTAGGATCCTTGGTGAAACGCGTAGCACCGGAACCAATTTTGTCGGGGTCCCCTACCTTGTCGACCTTGATGACGTAGTCAACTTGCGTTTGCTTGATAGAAGCTGGCGTGTTGGGGTAATCCACGATGTTATCAGTCAGTAAGACAACTTTGTCAGCGTATTGGGCGTCCATTAAGGCATAACCCAATGACCCAAAGACAGCGTCACCCTTCATCCCGTTGGCATTCCCTAATCGGTCAGCACTTGGAACACCTAAGAAGGCTACGTCAATCTTAATGTCACCGTGTTCGATGGAACGAGCCCGGTTTCCGTGAGAACGGAAGATAACCGGGTTCTTCAAACCACCGTGTGAAACGAAGTTCCCGAGGGAACCACGCATCCCAGAACTGGTGATGTTCGTGATAGTCCCAGCCTTGATGGCTTCAATGACCATGTCGTTCATGACACCAGTCAATGAGGAAGGTGCCAAGGTTAAGTTCTTGATGCCGGCGTCAATGATGACCCGCATCACCTTGTTGAAGACGTAGTCCCCGTTACGGAAGTGGTGATGGAAGGAGATGGTCATGCCATCTTCAAGCGTTTCATCAACGACCTTCTTAATAGAGTCGACAATCTTGTCGTCCCCCGTTGAAACGTGAACTTTAGGCGCAACCCGTTGGATTTCGGGGTTACCAATTTCAGTCGTTTCAAATGGCTGGTAGTTTAATTGCTTCATCAAATCATCTGGTAATTCGCGATTTACTTTACTTTTCAAGATAATTACCCTCCTCATCAACTAAGTTGGAAGCCTTGGCCAAGCTCATGACCCGTTGTGCCCGGAGTACAACGGGGCGGTCAACCATTTGACCGTTCATGGAGATAACACCGGAGCCCTTTAATTTAGCTTCTTGAATAGCGTTGATTACGTTCTTAGCATTCTTAATTTCAGCGGCCTTTGGTTCGTAAACCTTGTTGACCATTGGGATTTGACGTGGGTTAACCAGGGACTTCCCGTCGAAACCAAGTTGGTGAATGTATTCAGTTTCACGGTAGAAGCCTTCCGTATCGTCCATGTTCGTGAAGACCGTATCGAAGGCGGCCACACCAGCAGCACGGGCAGCGTGTAAGACCATGTTCCGGGCAAATTCAAGTTCCTTGCCGTCTGGGTAACGGTGAGTCTTCATGTCGGTCGTGTAGTCTTCGGCAGAAAGCGCGATCCCAATCATCCGGTCAGAAGCAGCGGCGATATCAGCAGCCCGAAGAACACCCTTGGCGCTTTCGATAGCGGCCATCAGGTGCGTCGAACCAGCTTCACGGCCAAATTGCGTTTCAGCAGCGGCAATGTCTTGGTCCAACTTTTCAACCATTTCTGGAGATTCAGCCTTAGGCAAACGAATAACATCGATGCCAGCCTTAACCATTGCCTTCACGTCGTTGTCATAGAATGGCGTATCTTGGCCGTTGACCCGGACAACCAGTTCAGCGTTACCGTAGTCTTGCGTTTGCAAAGCTTCGTAGACCAATACCCGAGCGGCATCCTTTTCTGGCAAAGAAACGGAGTCTTCCAGGTCAAACATAATGGAGTCGGCACCGTAGATCCCGGCATCCTTGACCATCGCTGGGTTATTCCCTGGCACGAACATCATGGTTCGGCGTAAACGTTCTTCATTTTCAGCCATTAGAGTACCTCCCATTCTGGTGTGTCCGTCGTTTCAGCAGCACGTTGAATTGCGGCGATCGTCCGGGCCTTGATGACACAGTCCAAGGCACCCTTGTCGACAGCTTTGACCTTAGCGTCTTTGACGTCTAGCTTAGCTAACGTGTCTTTGATTACTGATTCGATTTGATCCCCAAATACTTTTTTAACATCCGATTGCAGGTCGATGCTGATTCCGTTGTCGGCCTTAGAAATCGTTAACTGAATGTCGGAGGATTCAAGGGTTCCGGCAATCGCAGTCTTTTTAATTTCCATGAATAGTCATTCCTTTCTGAATTCTGGCTTGTAAGGTGGTTAGATGTTTTTGGATAAATTGATAGGTCGTGGCGGGCAAGAAATCTTGCACCGTCGCAATCTCATTCTGGGCAATCGCCTCGCGAACCTGGGTGGCCGTGATGACTTGGCCACTGGCTTGCTTACGATCAACCACGTGCACGGTAATGGCTGGCGCCAATTCCTTCTGCAGAACCTGATTGTAGATTCCCGTCGTCCGGGAAAAGGGTTCACTCCCCAGGTACCGTTGTGTGATGTTCAATCCTGGCGCGATGGCATTCTTAAAGATCCGCGCGTCCAGCGTCGTTTGATACGTGATGGCTTCATCCGGCGTGGGTAAAAAGTACGCCGGGAACGTGACGTAACTGACCATGTACTGGCCACCATTGACCACGATCACGTTGCTCAAGTCGGCCGTCCCAGCTTGAACTAGAGCTAACCGTTCCGTCGTGCTAAACAGGGAAACGTCGTCGCTAACAACGAAGACGTAGACCAAGTCGTTTGCCGCGGCCGCCTGCTCAACCAGGTAGCGGTGCCCCAGGGTGAACGGATTGGCGTTCATGACAACGCTGGCCACCTGTAAGTCTGCTTGGTTGGGCTGTTGCGGAATCCGGCGAACGTAATCCTTGACGTCGGTGTCCCCCGTTTCCAGGATAGCGCCTAAGTCCGTGTGGGCTAACTCGTTGAAGCCAATGTGTTGAAAACTCTGAGAGTACTTTAGTTTGGTGAAGACGAACACATGAAAGATGTCATTTTGCGCCAACAGGTTCATCAGAGACGAGATAATCGTGTTGAAATGGCTTCCGTGAACGGAAAACTTGTTGCAGACCCCCACGTACTTGAGGACGTTACCAGCAACCGAGCCGGTTGCCACCAAGCTACCGGCATCATTGTACATGCCAAGTGTGCTATCGATCTGTGCGAGTTCATTTTCTTGGAAGTTACTGATACCTAGGGATTCCAGGAACTCTTTCCATTCGCGAAAGACCTCACGATCCTTAAGATTCAGCAGTTGCACATCGTTATTAATGAGTCGTCACCACTTTCTTAACTATCAGAGACAGCAATTACATATTTTGAATAACCATGATGATTGGAACCACCACGATGAACAATACTGAAGTTGAAACCACGATGTTCGTAGCAAATTTCACGTCACCATGGTACGTGTTAGCCAAGATTGGTAGAACGGCCAGTGAAGGCGTAGCGGCTTGGATGATCAACGTTTGTTGGAACACGTCGTTCATGTGAACCCCCACGTGCAAGCCGGCAAAAATAATAATTGCCATGATGATTGGTGAAATCACGAACCGACCCAGTAAGGTCCAGATTACGTTGCCGTCGAAACGCATGTTTAAGATACCAAAACTCTTTAACATAATCCCAATGTAGATCAAGGATAGTGGCGTTACCAACGCACCAATATCAGATAAGGCGGTTGTGGCAAAAGTAATCTTCATTAAACCACTTTGCCATCCTGGAATGTAGATAACTGGTAGGGCAATGATGAACCCCCAGAGTGGCGTAGGAATCAAGTGATGCCAATCAAAGCTGGCCTTGCTGCCATCGTTGGTTGGGTCGTCACCGGCAATGACCCAAACCCCTAAGGTCCAGATGATAACCGTGTTGACAATGTAGTAAGTCAGTAAGTAAGGAACGGAAACTTCACCGAACAAAGCAACGTTCAGTGGCATCCCGATGAAGACGGTGTTGGCACCGTTGATGGCCGTCATCATCAAACCACGCCGGCCGCGGGCCACGTGGAACATCCGCACGGCGATCCAAGCGACAATGTAGCCGATCAGGATGGACATGACGGTGTAGATGACCCCAGTTGACAAGTTAGCCAACTCTGAAGGCTTAAAGAACTTCATCATTGCCATAAAGATTGAAGCGGGCAATGAAATCTTCATAATCAGTTTAGACAAGGAACCGGAAAACTTTTCATCAAACCACCCTTTTGATTGGCCGAAGTAACCAACGGCAATCATCAAAACAATGGCTAAAACACTTTGGATAGAGGTTAAGAATACATTCATGAGTCGTAACTTCCTTTACTATAGGAATATTTATTTTTGTGACGCGATAATCGCTTTCGTAACTGTCTCAACGACGCCTTCATCAAAGACGCCGGGAACAATCTTGTCAGCCGTTGGTGCCGCAATCGTCTGAGCCAAAGCTTCAGCAACAATCTTTTCAACATCCATGTTGACCGTCTTCAAGCCGCTCTGGAGCAAACCTTTGAACAGACCGGGGAAGACCAGGATGTTATTAACTTGGTTAGGATATTGACCTGAACCAGTTGCAACCACACCTGCACCAGCTTCGTGGGCAATGGCGGGGTCAATTTCTGGCTTAGGGTTGGCCAAGGCGAAGATGATTGGCTTAGCAGCCATCCGCTTAACTTGGTCACCAGATAAGAGGTCGGCATCGGATAAGCCGATGAAGGCATCCTGCCCGTCAATAACGTCATCCAAGGTCGTGCCTTGAACATCGTTACCAACTTGCTTAGCAAAGTCTGTTTGGTAACAATTGTCCTTGGTTGAATCGGGTTTAACGACCCCGTTGATATCAACTAAGGTCAGATTCTGGATGCCCACACCGTAGAGTAACTTGGCAGTGGCCAAGCCTGAGGCACCGACACCGTTCAAGACGATCTTTAAGTCTTTCAGCTCTTTGCCAACCACTTTAGCAGCGTTGATCAAGCCGGCCAAGACAACGATGGCGGTTCCCTCTTGATCATCGTGGTAAACGGGAATGTCTAAGGCTTGCTTCAATTCATCTTCGATTTCGAAACACCGGGGTGCCGCGATATCTTCCAAGTGAATCCCAGCAAATGACAGGGACAAGTTCTTCAGCGTGCTAACGAAGTCCTTAACGGGTACTTGGTTAACGGCCAATGGTAAGGCGTTGACACCGGCTAAGTCCTTGTATAACAATGACTTGCCTTCAACAACGGGTAACCCACCGGCTGGACCAATGTCACCCAGACCCAAGACAGCGGAACCGTCAGTCACAACCGCAACCAACTTCCCACTCAACGTCATCTTGTCTTTAAGACTAGGATTGGCTTCGATGGCCTTTGAAATGGTTGCAACACCGGGTGTGTAGGCTTTGCCTAAGTCGCTCTTGTTATTGACAGCCATTTCGGCTTCCATCCCAAGAACACCCGTATGTTCTTCATGCAAGGCAACAATTTCATCTTTATCCAATGCATTCATTCCTTTCGCGTATGTAAACAAATAGTTTGTGAATACTTTATCTTATTAGCTAACAAAAGCTATCTTACACGCATTTTTTAAATATTGCAAATTTAATTGATATTTTTTAAAATTTAAAAGTTTATCTTTGGATAATTAACAATACTGTTGATTTTTTTGGTAATATTAAAAGAGTTAAAGTGCCCACATCACCCCTAACTTGTGCTCGGAGTCGGAAGTTACCACTGTGTGGGCTCACACAACACCACACAAGCTCGGCATCTCCAGCGGTACGAACCGCCGATTGCCGGTTGAACATGGTATACTAATAATAGAAGATTGACCCAGCGGAGGACCCTAATTATGGACAAGAATATGACCCACGAGGAGCTACTCGTTCAAGTGTCGCAGGACTACTACTATAGTAACCTGGCCGTTTCAGAACTCTCTCGTAAATACAATTTAAGCCGCTATCTTGTGACCAAATACCTGGAAGAGGCCCTGCAATCAGGAATCGTCACTATTCACGTGAATTCTCCAGTGGCCCGTAATTTTCAATTGGAAACAGAATTCAAGAAAATCTTTGATATTCCCCACATTGCAATTCTGCGGGGTGACGGCAGTTCCGACGCCAATGCTAATAACATCGTGGCGTACTCTGCCAAACGAATTCAGCTCTTAATCGCTGAAAGCCACGTGGTTGGAC belongs to Levilactobacillus yonginensis and includes:
- the citG gene encoding triphosphoribosyl-dephospho-CoA synthase CitG, with protein sequence MENTNQSTTIANDALRALLFEVSVTPKPGLVDPASQGPHPDMTVFTFIDSALSLRTYFEQCAAAGTAFNDANLPALFAQLRPIGIAAERAMFQATNGVNTHKGAVFSLGILVAASAYSERLGLDLEATIKGMLKGLTTNDFAHVGDKLEADLTAGERLYLRYGITGIRGEAEQGYPTVFAHALPALRQSSGTANQRLLDTLMAIVANSVDTNLVKRSGGDSHVVAWAHEQANAYLAAGGSKTPTGWEKLLELNRVFDDRNLSLGGSADLLILTIFLGLREGVLTNDSFNF
- a CDS encoding NADP-dependent malic enzyme encodes the protein MNALDKDEIVALHEEHTGVLGMEAEMAVNNKSDLGKAYTPGVATISKAIEANPSLKDKMTLSGKLVAVVTDGSAVLGLGDIGPAGGLPVVEGKSLLYKDLAGVNALPLAVNQVPVKDFVSTLKNLSLSFAGIHLEDIAAPRCFEIEDELKQALDIPVYHDDQEGTAIVVLAGLINAAKVVGKELKDLKIVLNGVGASGLATAKLLYGVGIQNLTLVDINGVVKPDSTKDNCYQTDFAKQVGNDVQGTTLDDVIDGQDAFIGLSDADLLSGDQVKRMAAKPIIFALANPKPEIDPAIAHEAGAGVVATGSGQYPNQVNNILVFPGLFKGLLQSGLKTVNMDVEKIVAEALAQTIAAPTADKIVPGVFDEGVVETVTKAIIASQK
- the citF gene encoding citrate lyase subunit alpha — its product is MKSKVNRELPDDLMKQLNYQPFETTEIGNPEIQRVAPKVHVSTGDDKIVDSIKKVVDETLEDGMTISFHHHFRNGDYVFNKVMRVIIDAGIKNLTLAPSSLTGVMNDMVIEAIKAGTITNITSSGMRGSLGNFVSHGGLKNPVIFRSHGNRARSIEHGDIKIDVAFLGVPSADRLGNANGMKGDAVFGSLGYALMDAQYADKVVLLTDNIVDYPNTPASIKQTQVDYVIKVDKVGDPDKIGSGATRFTKDPKELKIASMVNDVITHSPYFKDGFSFQTGSGGAALAVTRYLRQAMIDNQIKASFALGGITKPTTDLLNEGLVKKVMDVQDFDKGAADSMHTNGDQQEIDASWYADPDNKGAMVDQLDVVILSALEIDTKFNVNVMTGSDGVIRGAIGGHQDAATGKLTIISAPLVRGRIATVVPDVTTVVTPGDSVDVLVTEFGIAINPKRTDLLDALSNIPGLPVYKIEDLQKMAEKRVGTPKPLEYTDRTVALIEYRDGTVIDSIKQVKD
- the citE gene encoding citrate (pro-3S)-lyase subunit beta, translated to MAENEERLRRTMMFVPGNNPAMVKDAGIYGADSIMFDLEDSVSLPEKDAARVLVYEALQTQDYGNAELVVRVNGQDTPFYDNDVKAMVKAGIDVIRLPKAESPEMVEKLDQDIAAAETQFGREAGSTHLMAAIESAKGVLRAADIAAASDRMIGIALSAEDYTTDMKTHRYPDGKELEFARNMVLHAARAAGVAAFDTVFTNMDDTEGFYRETEYIHQLGFDGKSLVNPRQIPMVNKVYEPKAAEIKNAKNVINAIQEAKLKGSGVISMNGQMVDRPVVLRAQRVMSLAKASNLVDEEGNYLEK
- a CDS encoding AEC family transporter, producing MNVFLTSIQSVLAIVLMIAVGYFGQSKGWFDEKFSGSLSKLIMKISLPASIFMAMMKFFKPSELANLSTGVIYTVMSILIGYIVAWIAVRMFHVARGRRGLMMTAINGANTVFIGMPLNVALFGEVSVPYLLTYYIVNTVIIWTLGVWVIAGDDPTNDGSKASFDWHHLIPTPLWGFIIALPVIYIPGWQSGLMKITFATTALSDIGALVTPLSLIYIGIMLKSFGILNMRFDGNVIWTLLGRFVISPIIMAIIIFAGLHVGVHMNDVFQQTLIIQAATPSLAVLPILANTYHGDVKFATNIVVSTSVLFIVVVPIIMVIQNM
- the citC gene encoding [citrate (pro-3S)-lyase] ligase; protein product: MQLLNLKDREVFREWKEFLESLGISNFQENELAQIDSTLGMYNDAGSLVATGSVAGNVLKYVGVCNKFSVHGSHFNTIISSLMNLLAQNDIFHVFVFTKLKYSQSFQHIGFNELAHTDLGAILETGDTDVKDYVRRIPQQPNQADLQVASVVMNANPFTLGHRYLVEQAAAANDLVYVFVVSDDVSLFSTTERLALVQAGTADLSNVIVVNGGQYMVSYVTFPAYFLPTPDEAITYQTTLDARIFKNAIAPGLNITQRYLGSEPFSRTTGIYNQVLQKELAPAITVHVVDRKQASGQVITATQVREAIAQNEIATVQDFLPATTYQFIQKHLTTLQARIQKGMTIHGN
- the citX gene encoding citrate lyase holo-[acyl-carrier protein] synthase, with product MSTLFDKGQDLTIADVLANKDRRVAFQQEVLAKHPAETLVAVKLNIPGPIKNNQGIQDLFTVGIERLTAAFKQAGITTTELAQWHTAAGNELFWVTPMVAQTVKQVAVAFEDEDDLGRIFDVDVLMAGSGTSLSRTALGSAVRRCFICNRPAKECARSRRHSVAELQDHIDQVYQAIIRK
- the citD gene encoding citrate lyase acyl carrier protein, whose amino-acid sequence is MEIKKTAIAGTLESSDIQLTISKADNGISIDLQSDVKKVFGDQIESVIKDTLAKLDVKDAKVKAVDKGALDCVIKARTIAAIQRAAETTDTPEWEVL